Genomic window (Verrucomicrobiota bacterium):
CGCGGGCCTTTCTGAAGGTCAATAAATCTTGCCGGTGGCTCCGCTCTGGACCGACAAGCCGGCGCCGCTGGTTTCATTGAAGCTCTCTGCCGTCCTGCCGTGCCCTTTAAACAGGATAGCCCCGACCTGGAACCCCGGACCCGCGACTTGACTAAGTCCCTGGACTTTTCGGGTTCCAGCAGTTTCCGCGGGCCGTGGCGTTTACTTTGCCGGTTCACAGCGGAAAATTGCAATCTTAGCGCCGATGCAACTTCCCACCATGACAGCGAAGCCGGCCGCTCCCCCCGCAAAAGGCTGGGTGGGCACCACGCTGGCGGTTTTCTACGTTTTCTTATGGGCCTCGGCTTACGTGCCGAGCAAAGTGGCTTCCACCCAGAGCCCGCCCTTATGGTTTCTGGCGGCGCGGTTCCTCGCGGCGGGTGTGGTGCTGGTTTGCATCGCGGTTGCGCGGCGTCCGCCGTGGCCGAAACATGTTTCGGGTTGGGTTTTCGCGGCGATCCTCGGGCTGTTTGGCAACGCCCTTTACTTGGGACTGACCTACACGGCCTTGCACCGCCTCTCGGCCGGCATGGGCGCCATCATTGCCAGCACCAACCCCCTCCTGCTGGCCCTTGTCGCGCCTTATTTCCTCAAAGAACGGCTGTCGATCACCAAGCTGGCAGGCTTGGTGATCGGCTTTGGCGGGGTGTTGACCATCGTGCTCGCGCGCACCGGCGGCACGACCGCACTGCCGCCCGACGTGGCGCTGGCCTTTGGCGGCGTCATGGCCAACGTCTGCTCGACGCTGATATTCAAGCGGTACGCGGTCCGGTTCGATCTGATGGTGGTCACGGCCCTGCAGATGAGCAGTGCCGGGCTTTTCATGGCCGTGACGGCGGCCTGTTTCGAGCCCTTGGGCGTGACGATCACGCCGGAGTTACTGCTGGCATTCGCTTACCTGGTCCTGGTCCTCAGCGTTGGGGCCTCGTTGCTGTGGTTTTGGTTGCTGACCCATGGGGAGGCAAGCCGTGTGAGCGCCTACTACTACCTCACGCCCGCGTTTGGCTTGGCGCTGAGCGCGTGCCTGTTGCACGAAGCTATCGGGCCCGGCGACTGGGCCGGGCTGGCCGCCATTGTGTTCGGGATTGTCCTGGTTCAGCAACGACCAAAAGATGCGGGCACGAAGACCGCCGAGTAAAGAAAAGTGGAACCGGCTGCGGGGTGCTCGCGGGGGGGGTGGGCCCGGCCGCCCAAATCGCGGTTACCAGCGTCGGAAGAGTCGCGGCAAGCGCTCCATGGTCCGAAGCGATTGGATGGCCGCCTCGCGGTTTGCCATCAAAAGCACCTTCTGGCCGTGGAGCGTGCGGGGATCCGGTAGGGGTAAGCGCACGAGAACTACCGCTTAGCTGCAAACCGCTGAAAAGCTCGAAAGGCCTTGCTTGCTTTGTAAGGCTCGACAACGTTTCCGAACGCCGGCAAGCGAGCGCTCGCTCCCGTCCTCCCACATGACCGGCCCTTCGTCTGCGGCGTACGCGTAACGCCACCTGATGTCCTGGCACAGGCCCACCAAGTCTTGGTAGATGCTCATCGCATTGACGCCCA
Coding sequences:
- a CDS encoding DMT family transporter, with the protein product MTAKPAAPPAKGWVGTTLAVFYVFLWASAYVPSKVASTQSPPLWFLAARFLAAGVVLVCIAVARRPPWPKHVSGWVFAAILGLFGNALYLGLTYTALHRLSAGMGAIIASTNPLLLALVAPYFLKERLSITKLAGLVIGFGGVLTIVLARTGGTTALPPDVALAFGGVMANVCSTLIFKRYAVRFDLMVVTALQMSSAGLFMAVTAACFEPLGVTITPELLLAFAYLVLVLSVGASLLWFWLLTHGEASRVSAYYYLTPAFGLALSACLLHEAIGPGDWAGLAAIVFGIVLVQQRPKDAGTKTAE